In Mastigocladopsis repens PCC 10914, a single window of DNA contains:
- the psaM gene encoding photosystem I reaction center subunit XII, producing MSISDTQVYIALVVALIPGILAWRLATTLYNS from the coding sequence ATGTCTATATCAGATACTCAAGTCTACATTGCTCTTGTTGTCGCGCTGATTCCAGGCATTCTGGCTTGGCGACTGGCAACAACACTTTACAACTCATAA
- a CDS encoding slr1601 family putative cell division protein produces the protein MNAFQPSRPPLQPIQTHRVTPRPKRRLRQRSYQVMALETIAKIGVNLVISGAAISALIQLLPYHWSQQDKLRAIRIDVKQMEERVYQLQTEFSRNFDPRQANMIRQEQGYRFDPNQRQVVFQKDMTEIEQAQSN, from the coding sequence ATGAACGCATTTCAACCCTCTAGACCTCCGCTACAACCGATACAAACCCATCGAGTTACCCCTCGACCAAAGCGGCGTCTTCGCCAACGCTCTTATCAAGTGATGGCGCTGGAAACCATAGCCAAGATAGGGGTTAATCTTGTCATTTCAGGCGCAGCAATATCCGCTTTGATACAACTTTTGCCTTATCATTGGTCGCAGCAAGATAAGTTACGAGCCATCCGCATTGATGTGAAGCAGATGGAAGAACGCGTATATCAGTTACAGACGGAATTTAGCCGTAACTTCGATCCACGCCAAGCTAATATGATTAGACAAGAACAGGGCTATCGATTTGACCCTAACCAGCGTCAGGTCGTCTTCCAAAAGGATATGACTGAAATTGAACAAGCACAATCAAACTAA
- a CDS encoding tetratricopeptide repeat protein, translating into MNSHSFLPFGDKQNHRNPFALNNTNILQKQGANGSSKSAFGDSYLRSYALTKARQGNYIEAIALLSQLIHRHPHNAIDYNNRGLIYFQSGETQKAFCDYNTALQLNPKLASAYNNRANYYAACGELVAAIADYDRALDLNPSHVRAWINRGITLRDLGQYEEAIENFEVALLFGQLEGHIIAERGRTYHLWGDWNCAIADYRRALSQLPFPGFKKEDPGSRLRLQVENWLHELLRPQHSHW; encoded by the coding sequence ATGAACAGTCACTCATTTTTACCCTTTGGTGACAAGCAAAATCACCGCAACCCATTTGCCTTGAACAATACAAACATACTACAAAAGCAAGGGGCTAACGGTAGCAGCAAATCTGCTTTTGGAGACAGCTACTTGCGCTCTTATGCTCTGACAAAAGCCCGACAAGGAAATTACATTGAGGCGATCGCTTTACTAAGTCAACTCATTCATCGTCATCCCCACAATGCTATTGATTACAACAACCGAGGGCTAATTTACTTCCAAAGTGGAGAAACGCAAAAAGCCTTTTGCGATTATAACACAGCGTTGCAACTTAATCCTAAATTAGCGAGTGCCTACAATAATCGGGCAAACTACTATGCAGCTTGTGGGGAATTAGTAGCAGCGATTGCTGATTACGACCGAGCGTTGGATTTGAATCCCAGTCATGTCAGAGCGTGGATTAACCGAGGCATTACCTTACGCGATTTGGGGCAATACGAGGAAGCAATTGAGAATTTTGAGGTTGCTCTGCTTTTCGGTCAATTAGAAGGGCACATTATAGCAGAACGAGGTAGAACTTATCATCTATGGGGCGACTGGAATTGTGCGATCGCCGATTATCGTCGAGCCTTGAGTCAACTGCCTTTTCCTGGCTTCAAGAAGGAAGATCCTGGTTCGCGCTTGCGTTTACAAGTTGAAAATTGGCTACACGAATTGCTGCGTCCACAGCATTCTCACTGGTAA
- a CDS encoding glutathione S-transferase family protein produces the protein MLKLYGGARSRASIIQWYLEELGVPYEFVKLDMQAGEHRQPDYLTINPIGKVPAIVDGDFRLWESGANLLYLAEKYGKTSTIEERAKFAQWVLFANATLGPGIFVEANREREMPHLMTSLNEIFGRQPFLLGEEFTVADVAVGSVLSFIPIMLKLDLSAYPAVLEYIKRLSQRPAFQKSMGARGG, from the coding sequence ATGTTAAAACTTTACGGCGGCGCACGTAGTCGCGCATCCATTATCCAGTGGTATCTAGAGGAACTGGGAGTTCCCTACGAATTTGTCAAACTTGATATGCAAGCAGGTGAACACCGCCAGCCTGACTACTTGACAATTAACCCAATAGGCAAGGTTCCAGCAATTGTTGATGGTGATTTCCGGCTTTGGGAATCAGGGGCAAATTTGCTGTATCTCGCCGAGAAGTATGGCAAAACCTCCACTATAGAAGAACGGGCTAAATTCGCTCAGTGGGTGTTGTTTGCCAATGCTACCTTAGGACCAGGAATTTTTGTAGAAGCAAACCGAGAGCGGGAAATGCCCCACTTGATGACTTCTCTAAATGAAATTTTTGGGCGTCAACCTTTCTTGCTGGGCGAAGAATTCACGGTTGCTGACGTGGCTGTGGGATCTGTCCTATCTTTCATTCCCATCATGCTTAAGCTAGATTTGAGCGCCTATCCAGCAGTATTGGAATACATCAAGCGGCTATCTCAGCGTCCAGCTTTTCAAAAGAGTATGGGCGCACGCGGTGGGTAA
- a CDS encoding YajQ family cyclic di-GMP-binding protein, whose protein sequence is MASTYSFDIVSDFDRQELVNAVDQTVRDIKSRYDLKDTQTTVELGEQNITVNTDSEFTLESVHNILREKAAKRNLSQKIFDFGKVESSSGNRVRQEIKLQKGINQEIAKQISKLIRDEFKKVQASIQGDAVRVTAKNKDDLQAVIQRLKQEDLPVALQFTNYR, encoded by the coding sequence ATGGCTTCAACCTATTCCTTTGACATTGTAAGCGACTTTGACAGACAAGAATTGGTTAACGCTGTTGACCAAACTGTACGAGATATTAAAAGTCGTTACGACCTCAAAGATACTCAAACAACTGTTGAGTTAGGTGAACAAAATATTACTGTGAACACTGACAGTGAGTTCACTTTAGAATCCGTACATAACATCCTGCGCGAAAAGGCTGCAAAGCGCAATCTCTCCCAAAAAATCTTTGATTTTGGCAAAGTAGAATCATCTAGCGGGAACCGAGTTCGTCAAGAAATCAAACTTCAAAAAGGTATCAACCAAGAAATTGCCAAGCAAATTTCCAAGTTGATTCGCGACGAATTCAAAAAGGTGCAAGCCTCAATTCAAGGGGACGCTGTGCGTGTTACCGCTAAAAATAAAGATGACTTGCAAGCCGTTATTCAAAGGCTCAAGCAAGAAGACTTGCCTGTTGCTTTGCAATTTACAAACTACCGCTAG
- a CDS encoding MAPEG family protein, translated as MTIFLYSIAAAAVLIYVPFLVVTYARAQVGYDISAPRAMFDKLPPYAQRATWAHQNSFEAFMIFTAAALMAYVTGVNSPLAIGAVIAFLLARLLYSIFYILNIPVLRSLMFAVGSLGSATLIVLSIIQTNT; from the coding sequence ATGACTATTTTTTTGTACTCTATTGCTGCTGCTGCTGTACTGATTTACGTGCCGTTTTTGGTAGTCACTTATGCCCGTGCCCAGGTTGGGTACGATATATCTGCTCCCCGTGCCATGTTTGACAAACTACCACCATACGCCCAACGAGCTACTTGGGCACACCAAAACTCGTTTGAAGCGTTTATGATTTTTACCGCAGCAGCATTGATGGCATACGTAACGGGTGTTAATTCTCCACTAGCTATAGGGGCGGTTATCGCTTTTCTCCTGGCTAGGTTGCTATACTCGATCTTTTATATTTTGAATATACCCGTTTTACGCTCTCTCATGTTTGCCGTAGGCTCCCTTGGGTCTGCCACTCTCATTGTCCTCAGTATCATTCAAACAAATACCTAA
- the murQ gene encoding N-acetylmuramic acid 6-phosphate etherase: protein MTNLQGRGHLLTEQVNPDSLNLDQISSLDLVELFNREDTKAVAAVAAAKLQLAQAIERTAERLRHGGRLFYLGAGTSGRLGVLDAAECPPTFCTPPEMVQGIIAGGAAALVRSSEDLEDSTQDGEAAIAQRQVTQLDVVVGITAGGTTPFVHGAISAARGRGATTIFIACVPAEQVSCDADIDIRLLTGPEVLAGSTRLKAGTATKLALNILSTGVMVKLGKVYGNRMVDVAVTNKKLRDRALRILQDLTGLGREAAGLLLERSGKWVKLALLMHWTDLEKQEGLQLLSKYQGNLRAAVASYRNNSPS, encoded by the coding sequence ATGACAAATTTGCAGGGGCGCGGGCATCTTTTAACAGAGCAGGTAAATCCTGATAGTCTTAACCTAGACCAGATCAGTTCTCTAGATTTGGTGGAACTGTTTAATCGCGAAGACACAAAGGCAGTAGCTGCGGTAGCCGCTGCTAAACTTCAATTAGCTCAAGCGATTGAACGCACCGCAGAACGATTGCGTCATGGAGGACGCCTGTTTTATCTTGGAGCAGGGACAAGTGGTAGGTTGGGGGTGTTAGACGCCGCAGAGTGTCCGCCTACTTTTTGTACGCCCCCAGAGATGGTACAGGGAATTATTGCTGGCGGTGCAGCCGCACTAGTACGCAGTTCTGAGGATTTGGAGGACAGCACCCAAGATGGTGAGGCGGCGATCGCTCAACGACAAGTGACGCAACTTGATGTGGTGGTTGGCATTACGGCGGGTGGGACAACGCCTTTCGTCCACGGCGCGATCAGTGCGGCTCGTGGGCGAGGTGCCACTACTATATTTATAGCCTGCGTCCCTGCTGAACAAGTCAGCTGTGATGCCGATATTGATATTCGCCTGTTGACTGGACCAGAAGTACTTGCTGGTTCAACTCGCCTGAAAGCTGGTACGGCGACGAAACTCGCTTTAAATATTCTTTCTACAGGTGTCATGGTCAAGCTGGGGAAAGTTTATGGCAATCGCATGGTGGATGTGGCGGTAACAAATAAAAAGTTACGCGATCGCGCTTTGCGAATTTTACAAGACCTCACAGGCTTAGGTCGTGAAGCCGCAGGTTTGTTATTAGAACGTAGTGGTAAATGGGTAAAGTTGGCACTGTTGATGCATTGGACTGATTTGGAAAAACAGGAGGGTTTACAACTCCTGTCAAAATACCAAGGTAATCTTCGGGCGGCTGTTGCTAGTTACAGAAACAACAGTCCATCTTGA
- a CDS encoding DUF3110 domain-containing protein: MITPMRVFVLLFNARTENEGIHTIRVGDGLSPASGARNKVLMFESEDDAARFALMLEAQDFSAPTVEAIDSEEIKEFCQSAGYDWEIVPNNGGLAIPPEINVEQTDWKPESEEDVAEEILPRNEESQEKPELSESELDSIRRKLEGLL, encoded by the coding sequence ATGATTACACCTATGCGTGTTTTTGTATTACTATTTAACGCTCGGACAGAAAATGAAGGGATTCACACAATTCGGGTGGGCGATGGGCTTAGCCCCGCCTCCGGCGCTCGCAATAAGGTTCTGATGTTCGAGTCAGAAGACGACGCTGCACGGTTTGCACTGATGCTAGAAGCTCAAGATTTCTCAGCACCAACCGTAGAGGCGATTGATTCAGAGGAAATTAAGGAATTTTGTCAAAGTGCGGGCTATGACTGGGAAATTGTCCCCAATAACGGGGGTTTGGCAATTCCTCCAGAAATCAACGTTGAACAAACAGACTGGAAACCAGAATCCGAAGAGGATGTTGCTGAGGAAATCCTCCCTCGTAACGAGGAGTCACAGGAAAAACCAGAATTATCTGAGTCGGAACTAGACAGCATTCGTCGCAAACTAGAAGGATTGTTGTAA